TTTTTGCCATGACCGATTCACACTTGGATTCGGTGCGCTATCATCTGGGAGACCAAGCCGAAGGCCGAATCCACCTAATGCGGGAATTCATGAACAATACTTCCGACCAACAAATTCCAGATCCTTTCGGGGGTGGTTTTGCAGATTACGAATACACCCGAGATTCCATGGTAGAAGCGATCCCAAGTCTCATCGCATTTCTAAAAACTAAATTTCCAGCCGCAACATGAATATAAGCCTAGGCACCGACCACGGCGGCGTCGACTTGAGAGAAAAAGTCGCCGCTTACCTTAAAGAAGAAGGACACACCGTGTTAGACCATGGAGCCTTCAATGAAGATTCGGTCGATTATCCCGACTACGCAAAGCTGGTTTGTGGCGACATCACGGACGGAAGAGCTGACTACGGCCTTCTTATTTGCAAATCTGGGATAGGCATGAGCATCAGCGCCAACAAAGCGCAAGGTATCAGAGCCGCGCTTGTCGCTTTCGATGAAGACGCGGCTATGACTCGCAAACACAATAATTCCAATGTTTTGGTATTGCCCGGAAAGCACACGACGGACCAGCAAGCCTATGACCGAATCAAGGATTTCATTTCCACCGAATTCGAAGGCGGCCGTCATGCTCGTCGTGTCGATAAAATGGAAGTTCAAGGAGAGACCTGCTGCTAATAGGAACCTAGAGGGACAGATAATCACTCCCGGATGCTCATTTTAGCATTGAAACTAAGGTCCAGGACACGATCTATTCTAGGAACATGAAAGCAGAGACCCGTCGAGAGCGCTCCCCAAAACAGGGATTTACGCTTATTGAGTTGATAACGGTGATCACCATTGTGGGTATTTTGGCCGGGCTCCTCTACCCCACCATTACCGGAATTTTAAATCGGGCCAAGCGTGCGGAATCGTCCAACAATCTAAAACAGATTGCCAACGCTTACCAACAATACCGTTCTGACAATAACGGGCGAAACGTTCCCATCCGGATTGCCAAGAACCCGAACTCAGGCCAAGACGCCGTTTTCGAGGCAACCACCGTTTACCACCTGGCATATGAACTTGCTTGGCGTGGTTACTTATACGAAGGAGCCATCTACCAGATTTCAACGGACCGGTATGTTGAACTAAAAGGCGTAAAACCTCAGGCAGTAGCGGAGCGGGATTCAGCAGGTTCCCCTTGGGTTTTATCTCAGATCTTTTCACAGTCAGCTGTCAGCTTTGATCTGGTAGCCGGACTCTCTTCCAACGCACCCTCGTCTCCACCGGTTGCTTTTACCAGAGGTCTCGATTCTCAGACTGGGAAATGGGACAGCGATGAAATCGTGTCCCCTTATGGTGCAGATGTTGGCCACATCGCCTTTTTAGACGGAAATGTTGAGTGGTATAGCAGCACCAATGGTGAGCTAACCAATCCCATAACTCGCAGGCCGACTACCAATTTCCTTCAATCGATATCTCAAGGTGCCCGAATCTTCGGCGATCCTGATCAAAGTCTACTCGATGGGAAAGAGGGAATATCTTCCACCTGATATCCTTAATACCGCCCTTCATCCATTTCCCAGAAACATGCTCCCATCATGTCTGATCCAATATATGTAATTGGTCACAAGAATCCCGATGCGGATTCTATCTGCGCAGCCATTGCCTACGCTGATTTTAAAAACAAGCTTACCCAGTCATCCGATTACGTTGCTGCCAGGTGTGGTAATTCCAATGCACGGATCGATGCCATCCTCGACTATTTCAACATGTCACTGCCCTTATTCATTGGGGACGTCACTCCTCGATTGCGGGACATTATGATCTCAGATGTGCGGTCCGTGAAAACAGGCGCAACTTGCATTGAGGCACTAGAAGTCATTGATGAATTTGATGTACGTTCGGTACCTGTGGTTGAGGAAGACGGTTCCGTAAAAGGCCTACTATCCATTTTCCAAATGGGGGAATTTTTCATACCGAAAATCAGAGAACCGTTCTCCATGCGAAGAGTTGTTTCCTCTGTTCAGGCCATTATAAATTCAATCGACGCCAAGATACTTAATTCGAATAAGCCAGACGAGGTGGAAGAGATGTTTGTCCGAGTAGGTGCAATGGATATTCGCTCATTCGGAACATTCACCGAAGAGGAAAAAATTCCAGCCGAGCAAAGTATTATTGTCGTCGGAGATCGGTACGACATTCAATCCAAGTCCATTTACAGTGGCGTGCGACTGCTCGTCATTACAGGTGGCCTCGATGTTGATCCAGAAATTGTAGAACTGGCCAAAGAGAAAGGCGTCAACCTTATCATCAGCCCCTATGATTCTGCAACAACGGCATGGACGATTCGCTCTGCAACCTTGGTGAAAGACATGGTCGATACCAAGTTTACAAAATTCGGACCTGAAGAGACGGTGAAGGATGTCCGTCGCCGAACGGCCATGATCAACAGCCCTATTTATTTTGTAATGGATGATAAAGACCGGATGTTGGGGATATTTTCCAAAACCGATCTGTTACGCCCTACCAAATCCAAAATCATCCTGGTGGATCACAATGAAGTTGGCCAAGCCGTAAACGGGGCATCAGAGGTAAACATTCTGGAGATCATCGATCATCACCGCTTGGGGAACACACCTACTTCTCAGCCCATACTTTTCATCAACGAACCGGTGGGCTCATCCTGCACGATTGTCGCTGATCAATATCAGCGTTTCAGTATTCAACCCTCCCCAGAGATCGCAGGCATCATGATGTCGGGTATCATTTCCGACACTCTTCATTTGAATAGTCCTACCTCTACCGCAAAGGACAAAGAAATACTAAGCTGGTTGGCAGGCATTGCCGATGTGGAATCGAATGAGCTTTCCCAAACGATCTTCAATGCAGGATCCATCATTGTATCTAATACTCCCGAAGAAGTCATTACAGCCGACCAAAAGATGTATTGCGAAGGAGAGATAAGCTACTCTGTTTCCCAAGTTGAAGAACTCGGCATGGAAAATTTCTGGGAGAAAAAAGATATTCTATTGCAAGCCCTCAAAGACTTCCGGAAGCAGGAAGATCTTTATATGGCAACCCTGCTGGTAACCGATATTAATTCTCAGAATTCTTTACTCCTTGTTGCAGGAGAAAGAGAGTTTCTCGAACGCATTTCCTATCCAATTGTGGAATCGAACTGCATTTTCGACCTTCCTGGAATCGTATCGCGGAAGAAACAGTTGATTCCTTACCTTACAGGAATTTTGGAAGCTGCACCGGCGTAAGGCCCAAAGAGACTGACTAGACCCATTCCTGATTAACGGCCCCAAGGATTGTGAGTCTGAGATTCTCCAAATAAAACTTTCTTGTACAAGTCTTCGTAATCCATAGCGGATACTTTCCAGGAGAAATCTCTTTCCATGCCTTCTTTTTGTACGGCCTTATATCGAGTTTGGTCTTTGTGAAGTTTGAAGGAGCTTGCTAATCCCTCTTTCAATCCAGTCTCGTCAGGAGTCACAACGACTCCGGTACCACCTTCGGGATGCTCTTCTGCATCGATGACCGTATCGGCTAATCCTCCGACTTTGCTGACAATAGGGACTGTGCCATAGCGCTGGCTGTACATCTGATTCAAGCCACAAGGCTCAAATCGTGAAGGCATGAGAAAAAAATCAGACCCCGCCTCGATCATATGACTCAAAGATTCGTCGTAATCAAAAGACACATACACCTTATCCGGAAGCTGGGCCTGTAGCTTTTTCAAGCCCTGCTCCAATTTGGGATCGCCTTTTCCCAGTACGACAAAACGAACATCATTGTCTGAAAAGAACGCCTTTTGCTTCAAAATGAAATCGACTCCCTTTTGATCAGTTAGCCTCGAGACACAGCCATAAACGGGAACTTCTTTACCTCCCTTAAGCCCCGCACGTTTCAAAAGAGCAGCTTTATTCTTAGCTTTTCCGGCCATCTTGCGAATCGAGTAATGTTCTTCAATCAGTGGGTCCTTGGCTGGATTCCAAACCGCGGTATCAATTCCATTAAGGATTGCGTAAAGTTCCTTTTTGCGACGGGCAAGAACGCCTTCCAATCCACAACCAAACTCAGGATCCAGGATTTCCTTTGCATACGTGGGGCTCACGGTGGTCACCGCGTCTGAAAAGAAGATACCTCCTTTGAGGAAATTTATCTGCCCATAAAACTCCAGGCTATCTATTCCGTAGAAGGGCGCAGGCAAGTTCGTTAATTGAAAACTCTTCTCAGGAAATACTCCCTGAAAAGCCAGATTATGGATGGTAAGCACACTACGTGCCCCTACTTGCGTACCTTTCTGAGCTTCCGCAACCCTTGCAAACAAAGGGACCAAAGCCGATTGCCAATCATGACAATGCAGAATATCGGCATGAAAATTCTCATGTACCAAAGTGTCAACTACAGCCTTGCAAAAGAAAATGAATCGCGCATCGTTGTCGCTGTAATCTCGGCCCTTGGGTCCGTAGGGAAAGCTTCGGTCAAAAAATTCATCTCGACCGATCAGATACAGATCCAAGTGCTTACCCAACTTTAGTTTATAAACCTCACCTACCAAGACGTCGTCTCCTACCTTTATGGCCAACGAATGGAGTTGTTGAGCTTTTTTGAAAGCATCAGACTCCTTGATCGTCCGATAAAGAGGGAGAAAACTAACTACATCATGCCCCTGCTTGGCAGTATGATGTGTGAGAGCTCCGACTACGTCAGCCAGTCCACCCGTCTTAACGAAGGGTACCTGTTCACTGCTTATGTGAACTATTTTCATATTGGCTACGTTGAGTCATCGAGAGTTATTAGCCAAGCAAAACGAAATCAAATTTATGAAATTTAAGAAACCCATTTTAGAACTCCTCAGTTCACCTGACTATATTCCCCTTTCCGCCAAGGCCATTGCCTCGGCACTGAGCATAAAAAACAAGTTTATGCAGAAGGAATTGGACCAGGCACTGAAGCAATTATTATCAGGGGGCCAGATCGTCCGCATTAAGAACGGGCGCTATATTATCCCGACAGATGCTGACTTGCTCAGCGGTATCATTCGATTCCGCCAGAGCGGAAGCGCCATTTTGCTACCCGATCCTGTACTAGGAGGAAAACTTCCGACTCCACTACCCATTCGGTCAGAGGACACAGGAGTAGCTCTTCACGGAGATCGGGTGGTCGTGCGAAAGATGACAACCCCCAAGCGCCTATATGGAAAGAGAAAAGGCGGAAGACGCTTGTCCAAGGAAAAGGAAACAACTGGGAGAGTCATAGAAATAACGACCCGAAAGAACCCCAATATGGTCGGGACGCTACGGCGAGCTCAGTATTTCTGGTATGTCGTACCAGACAGTCCGCAAATCCATAAGGACATCGTGGTCAAGGCTCCCAAGAAATCGGGATTAGATCCCATCCCTTCGGTGGGAGATAAGGTCACCGTAAAGATGGAAGCCTGGGAAGACCGCAATATGAGCCCAGAAGGTACCATTATCGAGGTCTTAGGAAAAACCTTCTCTCCAGGAGCGGAATACAAAGGGGTCCTAAGAAAGTTTAATCTACAGCCCGAGTTTCCGGCTGATGTACTTGCGGAAGTCAAAAACCTCGCCAAAACCGTTCAAGAAGAGGACCTCGTGGGACGGCAAGACTTCACCAAGATTTTTACCTTCACCATCGATCCGGATGACGCGAAAGATTTCGATGATGCGCTATCCGTAGAGTATGTGGATAATGGAAATATTCGAATCGGGGTTCATATCGCCGATGTAGGAGCTTACGTAAAACCTGGCACTCGTTTAGATAGCGAAGCCACCAAACGCGGGAACTCAACCTACCTCGTAGGCACCGTGATCCCCATGCTACCCGAGCAACTCTCCAATGGCCTTTGCAGCCTGAAAGAGGATGTCATCCGCCTGACCAAGAGCGTCGTATTTACCTTTTCTCCGGAGGGCAAGATTCGCCGCGTTAACTATGCGAATTCCTATATTCGCAGCCGTAAGCGTCTTACCTACAAACAGGCCTATGTCCTGATGAAAGAAGATAACATCCAGGCCGCTCGCGAGCTTCCCCTACCCCCGAAACACCAAACGGGATCGACCGGCCGCGCCTTGAAGGAATTGTCGAATAAAGAACTCACTGATTTACAAAAAGCCATACGCAGCTGTTGGTCGATCGCTACCGTGCTCCGCAAAAAACGGTTCGAACGAGGCAGTCTCGATCTGGATATGCCGGAGGTAAAAATCTACGTCGACGAAAAGGGCTACGCCGATCGCATGGAACGAGTAGAGAATGATGAAAGCCATCAGCTAATTGAAGAGTTCATGCTCGCCGCCAATGAAGGAGTAGCCCGTGAGCTCCGTAAGAACAACTTCCCAGCCATCTATCGCGTTCACGAAAAACCCGATGAACAAAAGTTGTATGAGCTCTCCGAAACGATGCTCACTCATGGACTAGATACCGGCGATTTAAACAGCAAACGCGAAGTAGTAAAGTTGCTGGCAGCGATCAAGTCCCACTCTTATGGCTACACACTCCGCATCCAGTTTTTAAGGTCATTAAGGCAAGCCTGTTACATGGCAGAACCATTGGGACACTATGGCCTGCACAAAAGCAACTACACGCATTTTACTTCTCCTATCCGACGCTACTCAGATCTCATCGTTCATCGCATCTTTGAGAATTACTTGGTTCGCCATCGTGGCCAACCCGAGCTACCGAGACAACAGATCAGATACAAACAATCTAGACTCCTTGAGATTGCCCAACAAGTCACCTTGCGAGAACAAAACAGCACGGAAGCTGAAAGAGAATCGGTCAAAATCAAGCAACTCGAATTCTTTGAGCGAGAAGCCAATAAAAAGGACAAAACCATTTTTGACGCCGCGGTGTTGGAAATCAAAAACCACGGATTGTTTGTTGAGTTGAAGGAGTCATTGGTCTTCGGACTGCTACCGACCTCCAGTTTGAAGGATGACCTTTACCATGTATCGCAAGACGGAATCGAACTTTATGGACGAAGGACCAAGAAGCGCATTCGAGTGGGAGAAACCATCCAGGTGGTTGTGTCGAAAGTAGACAGATTCAAACGCCTCATAGACTTCAACATCTCAAACCAAAATGGAGGTGAATCAGCGGATGAGCAAAAGAGACAGGAGAAACGAAGCAAGCCTCGAACGGATGGACAAAAGAGCCAAAAGAAACGAACCAAGCCTCGGGCGGATGGGAATAAAGGTAACTACCCGAAGAAGAAAAGAAGGAATCGTTAACAATACGGCTATAAACGGCTAGTCAATTGCTCCCATCCTTCTTGCCTTTTGGCCAAAGGCTATAGCAAGACGCGGCGGGAACTTTCCAAGGCGTTTCGCAGCTTAGTTGAATGATCAATATGGCATCGTTGGAAACACCAATGACCGTCTCTCAGCTATGAAAGCCCGTCCAGGTCTTTTAACCTTGGCTATATTTTGCATAATTCGAAGCAGGCCTAGTTAAGCTTTGGGTTGCAACATCCGACCAACTCCACAAAACAATCTGTATGGATCATTACACCTTTCATAAAAGACTTAAGGAAATCTGGCAAAAGGGTTATGACGACTATCAAGCAGGTGGTCGCGAGCCGGGTGCCTATTTAACAGAAGACGACCAGGCATTCCTGGCCGAAATTGGCGCAAATCAACAGGATGTTTATGACGCCACCGATGATTGGATCCGCTATGGCGGCCCCGACTGGGAAACCTTTCTGGCAGTACAGGTCCTGCGCTTTAACTACTTCAAACTGGTAATGAAGGGCGAGCCTGGAACCTATGTTCGCCCCATTGACGAATACACGCCTAAACAAAGTGAAATCAACGGCATCCCCTGGCTTCCTCGTATCATCGAAAAGGCGCAGCACAAACTACGTGGTGAGCTCGAACCCGACGTCATGTATGGCTGTGGAGGCGACCGCGATTTCTTCCAGAAGCATAATCTCCATGCGGCAGAATTCCTGCAACTCGTCTGGAACAACTTCGATGATCCACAAACCATAGCCAGCTACCTGGAAGAACACTCCCCTATTCTACAAAAAGCGTAAAGGCACTTGCCGACACTTCGGGAGTTATTTTTAGTTCAAATCATGGAGAACGAGGTTTTACCGGTTACCATCAAAGGGCTCATTCCCACCAGCACAGGTGTGGCTGTTTTCTTGGGCACAGAGGATAAGACCTTTGTCATTTATATCGACCCGGCGGTGGGACAGTCACTGTCGTTGGCCATCAATGAAGTCAAACGAAGCAGACCCCTTACCCACGATCTGATCAGTCACATACTGATGGGATTGGAAGCGAAGCTCGACCGTATCATAATCAATGATGTCGATGCGGATAAATTCTTTGCGCGCCTCATCTTGAATATGGAAAACGAGCTGGGGAAAAAGATTATGGAAATCGATGCTCGTCCCAGTGATTCATTAGTCCTTGCGGTGCAAAACAAACGCCCCATCTACGTCTCACAAAAAGTCTACGACTCAGTAGATGACATGACTCAAGTCTTCGAAGATATTAAGAATCGAAACGAAGAAAGCGACAATCCGAGTCCGGAAATTTAAGTCCTCCTATTTCGATGTCTCGGCCGCTGCCAGAACCGATCCTCCCAGATCAACCCTGTACCGCCCTCGCTCCCATGCAGGATGTCACCACTTGGGAGTTCATGAAAGTGGTTCATCAATTTGGCTCACCTGATTATTACGTCACTGAATATTTCCGGGTTCACGAAACCTCAAAGCTGGAAAAGCATATCCTGTTTTCCATCACTGATAATCCGACAGACCGCCCGGTATTTGCTCAGCTGATTGGCGAAAATCTCGATTATCTAAAACGCACCGTTGAGGACTTGGCTTCGCACCCGATTGCAGGCATCGATATCAATCTCGGTTGTCCTGCTCCAAAAGTGTACAAGAAGAATGTGGGTGGTGGTCTGCTGCGTGACCTCGATCAAGTGGATAAAATCTTCGGTCTCCTGAAAGAGATTTCGCCACACCGTTTCACCGTCAAAACACGTATCGGATTTGAAGATACTGAACCCTTCCAAGGACTCCTGGACCTGATCAATAAGCATGGCGTCGATATGCTTAGTTTACACGGTCGCACCGTGAAAGAAATGTATTGGGCGGATGTGCATTACGACTACATCGCAGAAGCAGTTAAACGAGCCAACTGCCCGGTCTTGGCTAATGGCAATGTAACCAGCTACTTGAAAGCAGAGGACGTTTTCAAAAGCACCGGATGCCATGGGCTGATGATTGGTCGATCAGCGATTCGCAATCCCTGGATTTTTCGTCAGATCCGAGAACACTTTTCAGGACAGCCAATCTTCCAACCCAGTTTGGGTGATGTGTATCAATATGCGCAGCTACTTATTGATACCTACTACAATCCCAAGGTACCTGAAATCAATCGGGTCAATAAGCTGAAAAAGTTTTTCAACTTTATCGGTCTCAGCGCAGATCCTGAAGGACAATTTCTATATGAGATACGTAGAGTCCGTTCGCTTGAAGCCATGAACGACGTACTTCAACGTCATCTTAAAGATAAAGCGGATGAGCCTTTCAGCAACGAACCCTATGAAGGATTAGTCGCTCGCCCCAATCGGGAAACACGAGTGACGCCACTCGTTCCATCGAAAACTTAGGCCTCCAAAACCAGGCAGAATCATATGAACGAAACTACCGCACTCGTTACGCTCATCATTATCGGGCTATCGGCCATTATGACCTTTCAGGGCTTTAAGAATCAGTCTCTATTTGCGCGCTACATGTTCGACAATGAACTCATCGTTCGAAACAAGGAATACGAACGCCTGCTTACTTCAGGATTGCTTCACGCCGACTGGATGCACTTCGCGTTCAACATGTTCAGTCTGTATTCATTTGGAACCTACCTCGAACTCTCCTATTCCCCCTCAGTCCTACTCTTCATTTATATTACATCCATCCTCGGTGGTAACCTTCTATCGATGCTCATCTATAGAAATAAACCCTACCGAGCTATCGGCGCATCCGGCGGAGTGTGCGGAGTCATTTACGCTGCTATCTTCTTACTCCCTGGCGGAAACATTATGATTTTTCCACTCCCACTTCCCATCCCCTCTTGGGTCTATGCCATTCTGTTTCTACTCATCTCCGCTTATGGCATGCGGTCCGCTCGCACCAACGTAGGCCATGTGGCCCACTTGGGTGGAGCACTCATTGGTCTAGCCGTTACCTTTCTTATGTTTCCGCAAAAAGTGCTGGCTCTGCCGGAACTTCTCGGGTTGGTGCTGCTGATTTCAGCAGGCATCGTCATTGCAGAATTATACCGCAAACGTAAAGAAAGCCCCTACCCAGGCTGAGCATTGCAGATATCACTTAAACCCAAGCTCATTTTCCTGTAAATCAAGCTGGAAGTGTGAGGCTCAGTTCCTCAACGTGGTAACCATGTCATCCATTTCCCTAAAAACATCAGTCGATCTCGGGATTGTCCCCACACACATCAAATTCGTTGGCGGACTTGTTCCCGACGAATCCGGTAAGCTACCTCGTAATGAAGACGGTAAGCTTCGCCTGGTAGCGGAAGCAGAGCATTTACTAGCGAACTCTCCAGCGCCGATTTCAACGATTCAGGTACCGTTTTTCCCCGGCCTTGACCAAACGGAAGTCGATGAGATGTTCGAAGCCATTAAGAGCACAGGCGTTAAGCCCCTTCTAATTATGATGGTCGGAGGTGGTAACCCTATGGACCCAGCCGATGAAGATTCTGTAATCCCCGGTTTGGTTGAAGGTCTTGAAGCAGCCAAACGTCATGGAATCGAGCATGTATCCTCTACCACACTTGAAGAGTGGATGAAACAAGGGGCAACTGAACTGACTGGTGATGCTTTTGATGCCGCTGTGGCGCAGCTTGGTAAACTACATGCCCGTGCCGTTCGCGAGGCGAACGCTCTCAATAGTTGTATCAAACACTGGCACATCGAATTTCTCAGAGGCATTGAATTTCAAACCTTTACCGATGTCCGCAAAGGCTGGGCAGCAGTGAAAGCGATGAACGCAGAACTTGGCGGAAGTTTCTTCAAAATCATCGTCGACGCTGCTCACTGCGGAGACTCCGCTTTGAACATGGTCGAGAACGCTGAAGCCATTAAAGAGATTGGTGCCGAAGGCGGGATTTCGATGTTTCATGCATCTGCTAAAACCACTCGCGGTTGTCTTTCAACAGATGATGGCTGGATCGGCCACCTCCTAACGGCCTGCGCGGAAACAGGGAACCTGGAAATCGTTCTGGTTGAACTGTTCCACCATGAGGATGCGGCATTAGCAGGCTTGCGCGAAGCGGACCCTGGGCACGGTATTGATACCACAGACGGCCGCAGTTACTCTCAGTGCACGATCGATGGATTGGTCGACGTGGCTCGCCGCATGAACAACCTGGTTACGCGAGGAAAGCTGTAAGCTCCTCTCCTACAAGTTACCTGTGGTTGCATAAAAGGTAGGGCTCAATTCTACCTCCAATGAAGCCACGTTCGACAGAACGTGGATGTTTGCTTTTTTACGGGTCGACGGTGTATCCACCGTCGCTACTTGGAATCCTCCTGAGGAAGATAAAGTTTGATTGAAACTACCTCAACAGCGTGGATCCGCCATCGATGTCGTAGGCACTACCCGTAATAAAAGAAGCCTCGTCGCTACATAGGAAAACAGCCAACGCTCCGATCTCTTCTGGCCTCCCCATTCTACCGATAGGTTGAAAGGTCGAGAGTTTTTCAAACATCTCCTCCCTGTTATCCGGGTAATTTTTATCCAAATAAGAATCGACAAAAGCGGTATGAACACGCCCTGGACAGAGGCAATTCGATCGAATGCCATCTTTCAGATAATCCTTGGCTACGGATAAGGTCATGGCAAAGACAGCTCCTTTACTGGCCGAATAGGCGAATCGATCAGAAATACCAATTTTACTGGCGATAGATGCCAAATTCAAAACGGCACCACCCCCGTTGGCTTTCATTCCAGGCATGGCAGCATGCAAACAATTATAGGGTCCCTTAATGTTTACTGCATAGATCTTATCCATCTCCTCAGAAGACGTAGCCTCGACGTTCCCAATGGAAGCGATACCAGCGTTGTTTACTAAAATATCAGCAGGACCGAGTGCCAGGAATAGCGATGTAACGGCCTCAGCATCGGTAACGTCCAAGTGATGGTAACTGGCGGTGCCACCAGCATCGGTGATTAATGAAACCGTCTCCTGCCCTCCGGCTTCGTTGACATCTAAAACAAATACTTCTGCTCCTTCTTCTCCGAAACGCAGAGAGATGG
This genomic stretch from Opitutia bacterium ISCC 52 harbors:
- the rpiB gene encoding ribose 5-phosphate isomerase B, with product MNISLGTDHGGVDLREKVAAYLKEEGHTVLDHGAFNEDSVDYPDYAKLVCGDITDGRADYGLLICKSGIGMSISANKAQGIRAALVAFDEDAAMTRKHNNSNVLVLPGKHTTDQQAYDRIKDFISTEFEGGRHARRVDKMEVQGETCC
- a CDS encoding prepilin-type N-terminal cleavage/methylation domain-containing protein, translating into MKAETRRERSPKQGFTLIELITVITIVGILAGLLYPTITGILNRAKRAESSNNLKQIANAYQQYRSDNNGRNVPIRIAKNPNSGQDAVFEATTVYHLAYELAWRGYLYEGAIYQISTDRYVELKGVKPQAVAERDSAGSPWVLSQIFSQSAVSFDLVAGLSSNAPSSPPVAFTRGLDSQTGKWDSDEIVSPYGADVGHIAFLDGNVEWYSSTNGELTNPITRRPTTNFLQSISQGARIFGDPDQSLLDGKEGISST
- a CDS encoding putative manganese-dependent inorganic diphosphatase; amino-acid sequence: MSDPIYVIGHKNPDADSICAAIAYADFKNKLTQSSDYVAARCGNSNARIDAILDYFNMSLPLFIGDVTPRLRDIMISDVRSVKTGATCIEALEVIDEFDVRSVPVVEEDGSVKGLLSIFQMGEFFIPKIREPFSMRRVVSSVQAIINSIDAKILNSNKPDEVEEMFVRVGAMDIRSFGTFTEEEKIPAEQSIIVVGDRYDIQSKSIYSGVRLLVITGGLDVDPEIVELAKEKGVNLIISPYDSATTAWTIRSATLVKDMVDTKFTKFGPEETVKDVRRRTAMINSPIYFVMDDKDRMLGIFSKTDLLRPTKSKIILVDHNEVGQAVNGASEVNILEIIDHHRLGNTPTSQPILFINEPVGSSCTIVADQYQRFSIQPSPEIAGIMMSGIISDTLHLNSPTSTAKDKEILSWLAGIADVESNELSQTIFNAGSIIVSNTPEEVITADQKMYCEGEISYSVSQVEELGMENFWEKKDILLQALKDFRKQEDLYMATLLVTDINSQNSLLLVAGEREFLERISYPIVESNCIFDLPGIVSRKKQLIPYLTGILEAAPA
- the glgA gene encoding glycogen synthase GlgA, whose protein sequence is MKIVHISSEQVPFVKTGGLADVVGALTHHTAKQGHDVVSFLPLYRTIKESDAFKKAQQLHSLAIKVGDDVLVGEVYKLKLGKHLDLYLIGRDEFFDRSFPYGPKGRDYSDNDARFIFFCKAVVDTLVHENFHADILHCHDWQSALVPLFARVAEAQKGTQVGARSVLTIHNLAFQGVFPEKSFQLTNLPAPFYGIDSLEFYGQINFLKGGIFFSDAVTTVSPTYAKEILDPEFGCGLEGVLARRKKELYAILNGIDTAVWNPAKDPLIEEHYSIRKMAGKAKNKAALLKRAGLKGGKEVPVYGCVSRLTDQKGVDFILKQKAFFSDNDVRFVVLGKGDPKLEQGLKKLQAQLPDKVYVSFDYDESLSHMIEAGSDFFLMPSRFEPCGLNQMYSQRYGTVPIVSKVGGLADTVIDAEEHPEGGTGVVVTPDETGLKEGLASSFKLHKDQTRYKAVQKEGMERDFSWKVSAMDYEDLYKKVLFGESQTHNPWGR
- the rnr gene encoding ribonuclease R; translated protein: MKFKKPILELLSSPDYIPLSAKAIASALSIKNKFMQKELDQALKQLLSGGQIVRIKNGRYIIPTDADLLSGIIRFRQSGSAILLPDPVLGGKLPTPLPIRSEDTGVALHGDRVVVRKMTTPKRLYGKRKGGRRLSKEKETTGRVIEITTRKNPNMVGTLRRAQYFWYVVPDSPQIHKDIVVKAPKKSGLDPIPSVGDKVTVKMEAWEDRNMSPEGTIIEVLGKTFSPGAEYKGVLRKFNLQPEFPADVLAEVKNLAKTVQEEDLVGRQDFTKIFTFTIDPDDAKDFDDALSVEYVDNGNIRIGVHIADVGAYVKPGTRLDSEATKRGNSTYLVGTVIPMLPEQLSNGLCSLKEDVIRLTKSVVFTFSPEGKIRRVNYANSYIRSRKRLTYKQAYVLMKEDNIQAARELPLPPKHQTGSTGRALKELSNKELTDLQKAIRSCWSIATVLRKKRFERGSLDLDMPEVKIYVDEKGYADRMERVENDESHQLIEEFMLAANEGVARELRKNNFPAIYRVHEKPDEQKLYELSETMLTHGLDTGDLNSKREVVKLLAAIKSHSYGYTLRIQFLRSLRQACYMAEPLGHYGLHKSNYTHFTSPIRRYSDLIVHRIFENYLVRHRGQPELPRQQIRYKQSRLLEIAQQVTLREQNSTEAERESVKIKQLEFFEREANKKDKTIFDAAVLEIKNHGLFVELKESLVFGLLPTSSLKDDLYHVSQDGIELYGRRTKKRIRVGETIQVVVSKVDRFKRLIDFNISNQNGGESADEQKRQEKRSKPRTDGQKSQKKRTKPRADGNKGNYPKKKRRNR
- a CDS encoding bifunctional nuclease family protein codes for the protein MENEVLPVTIKGLIPTSTGVAVFLGTEDKTFVIYIDPAVGQSLSLAINEVKRSRPLTHDLISHILMGLEAKLDRIIINDVDADKFFARLILNMENELGKKIMEIDARPSDSLVLAVQNKRPIYVSQKVYDSVDDMTQVFEDIKNRNEESDNPSPEI
- a CDS encoding tRNA-dihydrouridine synthase family protein, whose amino-acid sequence is MQDVTTWEFMKVVHQFGSPDYYVTEYFRVHETSKLEKHILFSITDNPTDRPVFAQLIGENLDYLKRTVEDLASHPIAGIDINLGCPAPKVYKKNVGGGLLRDLDQVDKIFGLLKEISPHRFTVKTRIGFEDTEPFQGLLDLINKHGVDMLSLHGRTVKEMYWADVHYDYIAEAVKRANCPVLANGNVTSYLKAEDVFKSTGCHGLMIGRSAIRNPWIFRQIREHFSGQPIFQPSLGDVYQYAQLLIDTYYNPKVPEINRVNKLKKFFNFIGLSADPEGQFLYEIRRVRSLEAMNDVLQRHLKDKADEPFSNEPYEGLVARPNRETRVTPLVPSKT
- a CDS encoding rhomboid family intramembrane serine protease — protein: MNETTALVTLIIIGLSAIMTFQGFKNQSLFARYMFDNELIVRNKEYERLLTSGLLHADWMHFAFNMFSLYSFGTYLELSYSPSVLLFIYITSILGGNLLSMLIYRNKPYRAIGASGGVCGVIYAAIFLLPGGNIMIFPLPLPIPSWVYAILFLLISAYGMRSARTNVGHVAHLGGALIGLAVTFLMFPQKVLALPELLGLVLLISAGIVIAELYRKRKESPYPG